One genomic window of Gossypium hirsutum isolate 1008001.06 chromosome D11, Gossypium_hirsutum_v2.1, whole genome shotgun sequence includes the following:
- the LOC107913311 gene encoding BAG-associated GRAM protein 1-like — translation MWSLAQSELLLFVIISKAFRLISHLSSTIFIGFANWRAFTNRGMNGYAGANTRRRISSDKQGPTVVHQKPGPLQTIFKLLPDEVVEHSYSCALERSFLYHGRMYVSAWHICFHSNVFSKQMKVVIPFGDIDEIRRSQHAFINPAITIILRMGAGGHGVPCNNNYFGTGTMH, via the exons ATGTGGTCATTAGCTCAATCTGAATTACTTCTTTTTGTTATCATATCAAAAGCTTTTCGTTTGATATCTCACTTATCATCAACTATTTTCATTGGATTTGCAAACTGGAGAGCTTTTACTAACAGGGGTATGAATGGATATGCTGGAGCTAATACTCGAAGAAGGATTTCTTCAGATAAACAAGGACCTACTGTGGTTCATCAAAAGCCAGGGCCTTTACAAACAATATTTAAGCTCCTTCCAGATGAG GTTGTGGAGCATAGTTACTCATGTGCACTTGAGAGATCATTCTTGTACCATGGTCGTATGTATGTCTCCGCATGGCACATTTGTTTCCATTCTAATGTGTTCTCAAAACAAATGAAG GTGGTGATACCATTTGGGGATATAGATGAG ATTCGTAGAAGTCAGCATGCATTCATTAATCCTGCAATAACAATTATTCTTCGCATGGGGGCTGGTGGGCATGGTGTACCATGCAATAACAATTATTTTGGAACCGGAACCATGCATTAA